In Haliaeetus albicilla chromosome 22, bHalAlb1.1, whole genome shotgun sequence, the genomic window tttcattcattttccctCTGTCTCACTGCAAGTCAGAACTGATTTGAACCCATGGATCTTACCTCTGTGGCTGAGAAGTGTTAGCTGCTTTATAAATAGactgtttttaataattaaagtGTTGGACTGGTAACTTGGAAAAAGCATTTGGtggttttaatgaaatatttaaatgtttgaaaGCAGTCCTTCAGCAAGGCTGTTTTTCAGCACTGAATACTTCTGGAGGCTGCCAGTCTCAGAGGTGCTACTAAGTTCTGACAGAGGCACATAGCTCTGGGAAGGTGCCCTAGCTTGCTGTTATTTAGCTGGGCAAGGCATTTCAAAACATAATCCTAAGGCATAACCTTGCAGGTTGTTTTCCAGCCAGATATTTTAGGACTGATCAATAGCAAGTACAATCAGAAAAGGTGACTGGGAGTCCAATTCTCCTGTTGTAGTCACAAATACTGAATGTGGCCAGTATTAATAAATAAGATACACTGAATTGGAAGTATTTTGTAAAGAGGTGTGGGGACATTACCAAACTGGAGACTAAAGCTAATACGGTTTAGATGAGAACactgtggaaatattttctttactgtCATGGTCTTCTTTCTAGTCTCCATATGCAGAGGGTCTAACGGTGATGTGACATCAATGGAGAAGGACGCGCAGCACACTGCAGGTGGGCACCGGGAAGCACAGTGCGAACTTCCTGAGCGGAGCATCTAGTGCAAGTCAGAGCAAGGAAAGCCAAAGCACTCCCTACTAGACACACCTGCCCTGCATCTGTTGCCGGCATTTGGAGCTCTAAGTTATACTATTTTACAAATTAACATCTaagaatatttttcaggaaGTGTCCTCTCTGCTCGCTTTGTTTATGGATTAGCAGAACATGACTGAATAGGAACTTACATCCAATTATCTCTAAACCCCAGTAACATTTTTGGAGGCATGATCTAtcataaatatttaactgtTTCAAAGAGATTACAGGATAAGAAAAAGAGACAGCAGCAAAGATGAAAGAGGTGAAggagcaaaaagcaaacaaacaaaccaaccccccccaaaacccccaagaTGGTTTATAAgcagtttttttccaaaccagaCAAATGTAGCAGTTTGAGTTGGGTATTTTTGAAAGAAGGCTGTCTCGTGGAAGGCAAAACCAAGAACAACCATTGGGAAGCCTGGTGGGATcgagggaaggaggagggtaGGAGTTGTGAGGGCACCTACAGGGAGAAGATTATTCACATTTTCCATTCTTGGATTTGAAAGCCTGCTCCAAAAATCAGCCCTTCATATTGCATACAGCTAGTCGCCAGTTACTCCCTAGGTGTCTCTGAATCACATCTGCCTCATTTACTGACAAAAGCAACTTGTTATTACAgtcagcacagcacagctcatCAAGCTGTGAAAGTGGGAGCTGCAGTCAATGATGTCTTGTGCATCATCAACAATTGCTAGCTAAGTGCTGATTTGAGAACCATTATATCAGGGGATGACGAATGATGGCTAGGGAATACGGTTTCATCCTCACATCAGCAGGCTGAGATTGTGACCCTGGCAGTTGTCAAGAGCCAAAATAACCTGCCTGCATCTGCTCCCTTCCAGAGAGAtgtttgcttggaaaaaaaatgaacactgTATCCAGTCCCCACACAGCTACGATTTTGTCAATATTAAAATCAGTCAATCAAACCAATAAGGTTATATGTTATATAAGGTTAGTTTGTCAATATTAAAATCAATCAAATCAATAAAGTTAAAATAAGGTTATGTATATAACCttataatatataataaacaTTGTAATATATATAATGTTCTATTTACTAACAGATACAGAGATGTAAGGTCAATGCCATCATCAGATCTGGGGCATTTTTGATATATCAAAAGCAGAATAGCAAGGAGCATTAGGGAAGGAAAAGTAACTCGTTCTGCATATGGGAAAGTTTGCATTACTGAACTTGGCAACACATAAGCACTTGAGAAAGCCCAAGTGATGGGAATAATGTGTACCAGATGGACACTCAGCAGCAAAGAGGAAACCTACTGCTGAATGGCTAAGGGGAGATTTTGCTGTCATACTGGAAAAGAAGTAGTGCTGGCTTGCACACCACATGCTGAAGTCATTGGTATATTTTGGGATTACTCAGATCTGCATTTTTTAAGGCCTGCACATAATGCATATAAATCAATGCCCACCGAAGGCAGTAAAAGGACTCCAAATGATTTTTATGTCCACAATCTAATATGcttgaaagaagaaactaagTCTGGAAAGTAAGAAGAGTCGTTAAGTGGCCTGAAGTGATAAGgctggagaagcagagaagaaaggcaCTGACTGACTACCAGGCCAACCACACAAGGAGGAGTTAGCACTTCCAGGAAAGTAAGTAAACAGCTCTTGCTGATAGCGAGGTAATGAAGTCTGCACATGTAGGAGACATGGTGAAAATAACTGACACTATGATGCCTAAGCTGAGTGACAGCTGAGCTAAATTACTGAAAGAGCGATGAACAAGGAACTCTCACAAGCAAGCCTATCCAGGACAGGTGCTGGGATTGGATACACCTTGAGCACAGAGAGCATCCATCTGCCAAAGACACTGGACAGATGGAACCCCTCCTGGAGCCACCTGTGCAAACAGGAGCGCAGCCAAAAGCCACTTCCTTGCAGACTTGTTAAGAAATCAGATTTCTGAGAGCTGGACACTTAGAGTAATCCCACAGGGAGAGCTCTAGTGAACTTAAACGTCTCCAGCTGAAATATCTGTAAGGGAAAAGATTTAGGAATAAgacttagaaaaatatttttagtgtatAGCTCAAATACAAGAGCAAGTGTATTGCAAGAATTGTGGTCCTTTCTACCCCACCACTGCTGCTGAATAGTGTCTGCAGCAATCCTTAAAACATGCAATCCTTAGAAGTTTGACTATGAAAGATAACAAAAATAGCAATAGTCACAATCCACAGCTATGTTGGACAATCCATACACACTTTCTGAAAGTACAGCACGTACAAGAATGATCAGAGACCTATGGCTTGTAACAGTTAAAAGGTTAGACATGGACCAAGCAGATCATCATCAAGGGAAATGTGagctcttcccaagagagaCAGCAtaagtaggaaaaagaaattgctgctgGAATTCTCTAATCAGAATAAAATTCCTCCCAACCAAGAAGCTGGAGAAAGAACCAAGAGGATGTTCTCCATCTGCTAGAAAGAAACCAGTGGAAAGATCCACCTTCCCTCccagaaatgaaaggaaagtgGGCAGAGAAAGGATTAGGCTGTACAGCTGCATGACAGCGCTCAACATTGGCCGCACGTCTATTCCCAAGACACAGAAGCTCTTACAACAGAGCTAACTTCAGATTACTGGTCTGGTCTCCAGCCTCTGAAGTACATTATATGTTCCTTTCTGCCACTAAACAGATATATTGGAGTACTGCACCTAAAATGAACACCAGAAAAGCAGGATAGTATGAGTCATACTTGTTCTTCATGAATTTATGCTGATGCCAAGGGATCTTAGTGGGCAAGAGGAGTTATGtttgagaaaaatcacaggACACAGCAAGTTTTCCTAGCTTACCATCTGCACACCAGAGCTCTTAGACAGGATTTCAGGTGTTTGTATCCTGACTAGCTAATGCCTTTGGATTTCCCCATGAAATTCCTCTCCACAAGCACAGCTGCACTGCTTATCAAGTTTGACTTTTCAGCAGTTTATCAGATTAAACCCAggttacagctttttttttttttttctccaaacatCCCATATAGCAACAACTTGAGGATACTTCCTGTCGACTCCAGAATAAAAGTATTCTGGCTTGATAACCACTcaacctgcagctgcagagctctgtCCAAGCCATAACTGTTACTTTAGGAGCTGGAACAGCCCTCCGGTAAATATCTAATTACTATTCACTGCacatgcaaagcagagctgtgttCCTTTTGAGCAGTCCCAGCAGGCTTGATTTGAAGATTTCACTGTTCTTGAGGAGACCTAATTTGCATGACTTCAGACAGGAGTCTCTCTGAAATCCTTGCACATAAGGCATTGCCTCCTTACAACTACCCCAGGCATCAAGAGCTGGTCAGTACCCACAGCAGGTGAAAGAGAAACGGCTTTGGCCAGACTTACATCAGCCACAGGGATAAGAGTGTCAGCAAGGTGACCAATTCGGTTCTTTCTGTACAGCCAGGACATCAGCAGTATCCCCAGAGCCACATCAATCAGCAGAGAGACAAAGATGTTGGCTTTCCTACATGCAGGATAAAGAGAAACAGTGttagagaaaatggaaggaCAGTGTTTAATGTTTCAATGACAACTGTCGGCTTCACTTACATAGCATCTTTAATGTCCGAGGGACACCAGGACAATTTACTGAAGAGGCACAGTGTAGAGATCTTTTGACTTTCACTGGTGTGCTGCTAGTTCTGTGGCCAGACACAGAGCCACGTGGAGCCTGCCACACCACAAAACCTTTTTTAGTAAGGGGAGTGAAGAGTGGGATTGAAGCTACAACGAGGAATGCTAgacaaagtgtgtgtgtgtgcgcgcgtatatacacacacacacacactcgggggggggggggggagatttaCCAATACTAAGGGCACCAGCACCTCGAGTATCCACGTCGAGATCAGATGGCTTTCCAAGAGGTATACTTTAGTTGAACCACTAGCCAATGTAATAAATAGTGTTTCTGGGTACATAAACGTACCCAAAGGGGCTGCTGAACTGCCCCTTCGCTGCTAGAGTTTCTGAATGAAATTCCATGACGTGAGTTATTCGGGAAATCAGATTAAACAATCACAGTTACTTTTGGCCTTCAAATCTGCTAATCTATTTTAAGTGTTCCCTGGGAGTCTATTACTGCAGGATCAGAGAACCACACAGAACAAGACTCACTGTGTAATGGCCGTAGGGCATTCAATATCTGTCTCGGATCTCTGCCTCTCCCTGTTCCACTCCCTGTGCTGCgtgtttactttttctgttaCAGTGACTTTGTTAGGGCTGTTGGAGTCTCTGGTCTGCAGTTACTGCAAGAAAGATTCCCCAAAAGAGTGGGTGAAAGAGGGGAGCATTTAAACCTTTCTGCTCTTATGGAAAGTGCCACTGAATACTGCTTGCAGTTTTTGGTTAACAGCGGCATATGTGAAAGCAATGAGCTTGTGGGAGTAGTGATAGCAAAGCACTACACATATGGGTGCAGTACAATCTTTCTGTGGGCAACATCCCGGTCGCCTTTCCCAGGCTAGGGAAAAAGGCATATATATGACAAAAGGTATAATTAATATAAACAGAGTGCAGAGTAAAGATCTGTAAACTAGCAGGGAGTAGAGCAAGGAAGGCAATGTGACATGGTGCAGTGAGGACCCCGTAGTGCTGTGCGGCACAGGATCCATGGTTTGGGTCCCCCAGAGACAGGGCTAGACATGCATGACTTTATGTGTACTCTATACCTCATtagttgagtctggttttgaGCCTTCTTGTTGCTGCTGATGACCTGGAGGTGCTGCAGGCGATGTCCCAGCTGCTCACAAGTTGAGAGCTTGCTCCATAAGAAAGACAAAGGCCAAAACTTCAGCACCCTGCAGAAACACCATGGGAACGTCCCCTTGTTTTTGCCATATAGCAGGCTGTCCAGAATACAAACTCCACGCAAAACATTCAGTGTAAAGTTAAGGTTGTGCAACCAGGGATTGTGTCAACATATTATGATTAAAGAATATTAGATGTTAACTACTCTCTTAAAGAGTAACAGAATTAAGGCAGCTTTTCCAGACCAAGACGTGTAAAGCAGACAACCCAACCGCTCATTTCCATTCTGTAAAACCACGTGCCTCGCTCTTCCAAGGAAGCCAGAAGACAACCCCAATTCCATCCTGTGCTTTGGGATACATCACTGGGCTTGTACACTGCTCTCAGTCTCCAGAAGACTGGAGTCAAGGCAGTTGTGTGTACAGCGCAACAACACAACATGGTGCAACTGCTTCACAAATCCCAGTATCTCTAATCGCAAGTCTCTGTCTAGTGTGAGCTTGGTGTTACAAACAGCTGTGTTCTCCCTGCAGTTTCtatcccttttctcctcttttctttttcttccacttgatccttttcttctttttttaattacttccaAATTCCTTTCTCACGATCTTCATGTCTATCTTCTCTCCACTACCTTGCCAAGGGTGACCAGCATTATGTTGATAACACAACATTTAGCATTTAATTAGGTTTCAAAGTTAACATCCACATTAGGCTTGTAGGGGAGGAAATATTCACACGGTTCTTTCTTTATGACTCAGAAGAAAAGTACTAAATGATGCTCAATTATTTTGGGGAGTTACTTGTATTACCACACAACCTATCAAGAAAGGAACAATGGTGATTTGGGTAGTCTAAAATGATACCACTGGATGCAGGCTGGTCAAAGAATGCACAGTAGCGGTACAGCAACACAAAGCACCATGTTTGTTGTAGGGAATAAATTCTGATGTGGACATAATTTGGATCACTTCTTTCCTGTACACAATGGTTGTTTCACTATTTTCACAGTGTCTTACTGTTTCTCATTAAAGGTGCGGGAATCTATGTTCACTTTTAGTCACTTCCTTCACCTACTCTTTCTTAACTGCTTTGGCATATTCCTTCAGTTTACATTCATTCCAAACGCTAAAATTATTCCCGGTATCCTGCTTAGCTTTTGAAATTGTACAGCTGTTTGGATCATTAGTGAGCGTGGCCTGCAGACGTCCCTGCAATGTGTGCATGCCTTCCCCAGATTTCATCTGGAGGACTTCAGCCTGTCAGCCAGCAGCAGAGTGCCTTCAGAACTGGCCAGGATAAAACGCAGGATGGGCAGACTGGGGCTCTGGCTGCTATTTATACATTTTACACAAATCACAAAGCTCTGGCTCATTCAAAATCCTGCTTGGTTCACTGTGGTTGCtatccccttcctccccacatCGTCCTGAGCCCTTTCAACCATCCTTCATGCAAGGTTTGTCAGCTTAAAAAACAGAGTGCTGAagtctccccttccccctccccattcaAATTTCAGACACATTGGGTTTGAAATACATGCAGCGTACTGTGAATCACTCTTCTTAATTTGAGGCCTCCAAGTTACTCAGCTCTTCGTTACAGCCTCCCACCTTAGAGATAAATGAATGCACTGTTCTTCAGCTGACTTGTCAGGCGGTAATACCTAAAGTGGCGGAGGAACAAGCGTCATGCAGGGGAGGGAGACATGGGGGGGACTGCCCTGGCCACTTATCTCAAAGACCTGGGTTCACAGATTCACCGAGGCACAAGCGCAGATGAGTTTTCTCTTCCAATTATATCCTAGCCCACTGGTTACAAATTCTGGCGTGGCAAACCTTTGCTAGAGCAGAACATTGCACTTGAAATGcaaagaagagggaaggagaaatgcTCTGCCTGTGTGGTAGAGCTACCATATGTAGAGATGACTGAAGGTGAAAAATTACTGGTCAAACCAACAGCTGCCAGACCATCTCAGTTCAAGTAGAAAGCAATGGCTCTGGGGCCCTGTGCTGAACACTCACTGGGCTGACAGCCTCCCCATCCTCTCCCAGCAACATGTGTCTCCTAACATCCATTGCCGCTCCACAACGCCCCAAGCTAGACGCAGCTAGCTTGTGGGTCACCCACTGACCAGACCACCCCTGGTCAAAGGAAAGGACAGGCTGCTGTTCTCTTCTGCCTGAGGAATGTCTTGCACAAGCGAGAATTATTTCCAAAGCAGTCTCATCCCCAGGAGCACCCAGCGTGCACCCACTGCAGCCTGCAACAGGTAAATGCATCTCCTTGATTGAACTGGGTGGGTCCAAAAGACATGTCAGAGGTCTGTGCTTGTCTGTACTACGACTgactctcttttcttttcacttaaCCTCAAGAGAACAATCTCTATTCCACTTACATACTTTCTTTGGAAAGTATATACTTATTTACATAAATAAGTATTTACatacttatttaaataaaaatacaaacatactGCAAAAAGCTCAATAGTTGCAAGATGTGCTACTGTAACTCTCATCTCCAGGAGTACTGAGGAAGaaagccaaaaatatttcttgcgTGGTCTCCTACCCCTATGCATATCGACTATGCGTTGCCATAAATGCTCCCACTTGTTTACCACACAGCATACAGAATGATTATCAGAAGTGCAATGGAAAACCaaccaaataaaacaaacaaacaaaaaaccagtgATGTTGTGTCATTGCATTATTTAAGCAGCAGGAGATCTTTGAGGTATTTCCAAATATAAGGAATTTTAGCAATAAATTAATATAGCCTGCACAAGTAAATCTCGATTTTCcaattcaaatttttttccaagagtgAGAGTGGATTTTTCAGATATCAGATGAAAAGCAATCTTTCTGAATCTGAATCACAAGCAAATATTAAAGCTCCATGAACGAGAACCCCCAGCTGTCTTCTTGCTCGAAACTACAGGAACAGTGCCTCCCTTCTGGATGAGGAATCAGAGGTCATGGTGTTTGTAAACggatgtctttttaaaaagagcataCAGAGTTTATTGCCTCAATACCAAATCATCCTGATGTCCCCAACAGCACACTAGAGACCTTCGGTGGTAATGGAAATCATGCACACATGTCCCTCCGAAGAGAGAATTGCAATAGCCACCCCATAGCACAAGGTGGTGCTGAAGAAATGCCTTAATTTGAGAAGTACAGGACTTGAGAGCACTCGGTGAGCTTGGATGGATGTCAGTGCTCACTTGGAGATTTCTAATGGTGCTGCCCTGCTTCCCTGGTGCAGATGCACAACAGTGGCATATCCAAAAAAGCCCCAAGCCTTCGCAGCCTGAGATGACATCACTGACCTTTCTTTAGCTTGTCAATGATGTTACCCCTTAACACCACAAAAacctgggaaagaaagaagcccTGTGACCAGGAGGAGCAAAAACCTGGTAGATCTTATTTTATGGGATGTCCTGTCCCAGCACACGGAGGAGGGGACTGGAAGGACACCTGCACATGACATCTTGAACCCTCTCTGCCTTGTGTATTATGGCACAAAGGAGGCTGTACCACACATCACGTGCTAAATTGAACCAAATTACATTAAATGACTTAGAAGGTCAAGCAGGAGGTTTGTTATAAAGCCAGGTACTAATCTCTGTTCTCCAAGactgatgttttaaaacatcCGTAAGATAAGTAAATATAATGCTGATACTATGGgtgaacaaaacaaagcagaaagaaacctGTAGCTACCTCCCAAGGTTAAGAACAAGTTCAACCTAGGTTTACGCACAGCAAGCCTTGCATTCTGCCTGCTGGTATGTACAGCTGGCTGCTAGtctggctgctgctctggctCTGTACTGGGCCTAGGAAAAGCTGAAATCAGAATAGCTCCGGATACGCTGGGTAGCAGCTATCTGTGCCCAACCTGCCAGACTGAGCTCAAGCTCCCAAGTTATGCTTAGACTGTGGCCTTCTGGAAACAAGTGAGACTTGGGCTTAATCTGACTCTAAGCCTGGTCTGAGTCCTAGCACTGATCAAGATGGGCAAGTCTGACCTTGAGACCAAGTGCCTATGCAGAAAAGGATCATCCTGTTTGTTGGTAGTCACATACAGTCCATGGACAGCCAGAAAAAGGACCTTCAGAGCTGACACCCAATCTTCTACCCAACCACAAAGTTCTGACTTAGTTATCATTAGCAACCATTAACTTAGTTACCATTTACAACATTAATGCATAGTCAGTGTCTACAGAGCAGTCCCAGGAACCAGTCGTTCCTGATTATATCAGGTTTGTGTTTGACTCTAAATCCCTTCCAACAGAGCAGTCCAAAACCAGACAGTTTTCCCTTTGTGTACCAAAATGCATAACCCAACTGTTTAGAAAATCTTTGCATATGAAGAGTtccactgtaatttttttatgaCAGTTTCTTACAACTGGAAACCTGTTAAAACTCCATTCCCCATACCCTTAGGCTGTACTTGAGAAGATTTATCCATGAATACATTAGTAGCTGTTATCCAAATTTCATCAATTAAAGTGTCCCCTTGCAGCTTGGAACCTGAACTCCACTCCCTTCTCTGGCACAACCTCTCTAGGCAGGCTGACCAGATGTGTTATTAAGCTTTATATGCAGAAGCTTCTCCCCTTCCAATCTGCTCAGAATCGCTCTTTAGTGCAAGCACTTGCCACACATTACATTTGAAGCATCCTATTCAGTTTCATGGTTGCGACAACAGGATTTCACCAAGGATTCATATTGACCAGCATTCCCTGTAACCTACTATAAGGTGCCAAGGTTGCAGCACCACCATCTGTTAGAGAGACTATGGATTTAGACACAGTATTTGCTGATGTTTCACAGCCGTGGAGGGACTCATAGCAAACTGGGAGTAGTGAGTCCCAGCTATCAAGCCATTAAGGAGCATTAAGCCTTTAGCCTCGCGTTTTCAACGGAGCTCCCAAAAGTTTAACAGCAGCTCTGCGGCAGCCTGTTTCCAACAGAATGATTTTGTATCAACTGTATTTCTCACTGGGGTTGAGCAGGAACCCTGCAAATGCCTAAACATGAATTACATTTCCATGCAAAACGTAAGCTGGCCGATGTCGCATTACTTACCTGCTCCTGCAGATCCCAGAGATAAGTGAAAGCAGGAATGTCAGCAGCATGCACGCAGGCACAGAGGCCTGCTTCATCAACTCCACAATGATACTAGCTTCAACACCATCTGACTGCCAGTGGGTCAGCTTGATGGGCCCATCATCGTATCGATCCGTCATGAACAGTATCTTACTCTTTGCAACTGTGTCAAAGACGGCAGAGAGCTTTGAAGCATCATCTGCCTTGTGGTCAGTGGAGGGAGCTGTGGCCAAAGGGGGATGTAGATGGGAAAGCATGACTTTGCGCTGGTCATAGTATACCAAGATGATTTCTTCCTCCTTAGGGTTGTTAGAGTGTTTCTGAAGGGTAGAACAGCTCCAGAATTTGCTGTCTCCCTCTTTGCTTATCTGAATCCATGGCTCATGGGAAAATATTGTCCCAAGGTCTTCCAAGAACTCACTCagactctcttctttctcttgtttGCTGTTGCTCCATGAGCCAAGCACCGAAACACTGACTTTAGTCACCTGTTGGACTTCACTGAGATACTGCTTCACCTGGACAGGAATAAAAGGGAAATGGACCACAGCAAGGATAACAGCAGAGTTCTGTTCGGAGATCCAGCGCCCGATCAGAATGCCACTTtctgctgaagagcagcaagatgGAAAGAAGACCTTAAGTACCATGGCAGTGATCCTGGAAGAACGGTACACCTGCcaataaacacagaaataacacTTGAGAATTGCAATTAAATGCAAGGAAAATTTGAGCTGACCAAAGCCACTGGGGAGGAGGCCCAGTCAAGTTTTAAAACACTAAGTCCATCCATTCACCTCTGCACTGAAACTAGATAATGACATTAGTGACAGCCAACAGGGATTTCAAATCAGAGGAGTATTTAGGAGGTTCCCAAGAATCTGCAGTCTTTGAAGTGAGGGGTGGTGAGTTTCTCAGCCAAGCCCTTTTCCCAGTCCTGGAGCAGTCTTTCATGATACTGCAGCGATAAGCACAACCCATCAGACCGGCCAAGATCAGGAATCCATCCAGCCTCAGATCTTGGATCTGATACTGGATGCGCTTGAGCACTTCCTAGAGAAGGGACTACATCATAGCAGACCGTGATGCATCTGGGGAATTTCCTTCTATTACCAACAATCAAATAGTGGTTTGTGCTATAAAGCCAGATAATTTCAGAGCCTCCTTTACCATCTAGGAACACCGAGCTGTGCTCTGCAACAACCTCACTGAACAACCTTGGTCAGATCACTCATCTCTTCTTGTCTCACTCCACTCATCTGGAAACAGAGGTGATGATTTTGTCAAAAGGGACTACAGTGATTAACGGATTGAAGTTTATGTAGTAGTTTTAATTCATTAGATACAAGATCCTAAAAAAGGAGAAGCATCTCTGCTTTATCAGTGTTCTTTAGctacaatatttttcttcacgTCATTAAGCAAACATCTCAATGGCTTTGTAAGACTTTTACAAAAAGGAGCTTTGAGGCAGTTGACAATGTCTCTTTAAATAAGGTGGAGGTTTCTAACAGAAATATAATTGCAGTAAGGAGGGCGCTGGCGCAGAACAGTCGGCATCCGGCGCCCGTTGTCCTTTCCCGTCCTTCAGTGCTTTGTTAGAGATGTGAAAACTCTGCAGGCCCCCGAGGCTGGCTCCTCTGCGAGGGACCCAGTCAATCGGAAAGAGGAACACAGTGTATTTATAACACGTAGagaggatgcgcaacgtgaaGGTCcctggtggttttgttttctctctttttaatacAATACAATTGATCTAGTAAATCTCAGCACCTGGCAATTTGCTACGGCATGGAGGAGGCCATGGGGAAGCAGCAAAGGCGAGTGATTAACCTACTCCCAGTCCCACAGCCCCGCCAAGTACAGCAGTAGGAAATGTCTGCTCACGGATGAGTTGTCAGCCCCTCGAGGCAGCAAGGTGAAGTTTCCTTGGTACACAGCTCGCTCCTCTGATGGGAAAAGCACCACAGCTGCTGCGTTTGCAAggaataatgtttttttcctgcaactgaattttcctttttactgcAAAGCTCCAAAGCACACCCCAAGACTTCCCCTCAAACAGGCGTAAGGGTGCTTGTAAGGGACTTTGTTAGCATCATGCTGCTGAAAGCAGCGAGTACTTGCAGGTGCTGAAGGCACCAAGCATCATCCCTTGCTGCCCCACAGACTCTCCAGCCCACGGCAAGATTTGGAGGCCACAGAGGGACTTCCATCTCTCCCTCTTTGACCAGAGGGATAACCTCAGAGACGTAGAGTCTGTGAGGAAGCAGGATCTCAGAAGACCCTCAAATAATATGTGTTTTTCCAAAGGATTGCAAGCCTCCagcagaaggggaagggaggcagAAGGATATATCAAAGGAAGGGTAGAAAAATGGCAGATGTGACACCCCGAGACTGTAAGGGTGCAGGACACCAGGCGTGGGAAAGACCAAAGACTTACAGTACAactgaaaaatgtcatctttcaCCAGACAAAGTTTAATGACTATTAGACCCAAATGGACTGAAAAACAAGACATCCAAGCTTATTTTTCACTTCTATTGAAATAGCTAAGATTCaggtatttttttgtgttttctttctggaagaCCACATAGACATCAAAGGACAGACATCCCATCTAGAAGAGTTGCTCCTGACACACGTAGGAAACTTTGGGGAAAATCAGCTAAAAGACACCATTAATTAGCTTGGTCTTtaaaaaagtttgaaataaaaccTGTCCCctacattttgctttctttctcttagAAAGACTGCAGTTTGTCCAAGGATACTGGCCAAAATAGTCTTCCCTTCACTGCCTCTCCTACCTCCTTGCCTAACTCAGGTTGTTAAAGAAACATTATCAGGCGAGATGAAATCTGCTTCACGATTTAGCTTTAGGTTTGAAAAAggattttcattcttttccccTAAGGCCCATTGACATATTCccaggaaa contains:
- the PIGQ gene encoding phosphatidylinositol N-acetylglucosaminyltransferase subunit Q codes for the protein MVLKVFFPSCCSSAESGILIGRWISEQNSAVILAVVHFPFIPVQVKQYLSEVQQVTKVSVSVLGSWSNSKQEKEESLSEFLEDLGTIFSHEPWIQISKEGDSKFWSCSTLQKHSNNPKEEEIILVYYDQRKVMLSHLHPPLATAPSTDHKADDASKLSAVFDTVAKSKILFMTDRYDDGPIKLTHWQSDGVEASIIVELMKQASVPACMLLTFLLSLISGICRSRVLKFWPLSFLWSKLSTCEQLGHRLQHLQVISSNKKAQNQTQLMRKANIFVSLLIDVALGILLMSWLYRKNRIGHLADTLIPVADHVAEELQDLLQWLMGAPAGLKMNRALDQVLGRFFLYHIHLWISYIHLMSPFIEMILWYVGLSACLGLTVALCILSDIIALLTFHIYCFYVYGARLYCLKIYGLSSLWRLFRGKKWNVLRQRVDSCSYDLDQLFIGTLLFTILLFLLPTTALYYLVFTLLRLLVVIVQGLIHLLVDLIDSLPLYSIILRLCRSYRLAAGVKFRVLEQQDGKPLRLLMQINPLSYGSVIQTYRLPTYSCYPKDSWTSLCKKLFLGELIYPWKHKGEKQD